One genomic window of Penaeus chinensis breed Huanghai No. 1 chromosome 35, ASM1920278v2, whole genome shotgun sequence includes the following:
- the LOC125044219 gene encoding uncharacterized protein LOC125044219: MVGVRVPERLEAGALHAWLRALEAAARRGEGVRAPLEAPPALLAAALNQGAAGLREAVVARLAVAAVTAGVSRLEVHLEHPTLIEALMEALHAHPAHITSLSLTLGPRTSLGGLLCLALRGMSALTTLALTPAASDEDMVALAQAAPPLRALDVAYCASVTDKGIRALLGVADDSFTMKEVLTGRIKRGGDAPTTSLTTVNLWGTEVTTRGCALLLAACPSLASLTCRWTGEALDLMMRGGREASLALSQLLLTEAAFPPLEEVTRVCPQLTSLVARRPPDPVSVKSMISSIPSLTAVTLLQFMPESEQWLSSDPAPALTYLHLSLLDARQVDLAGLADTCPALTHLVLEGVTLFLPRPRPSAPLSKLTTLRLVTPPTQTHVIDPEVAVWAMVWARNAVSVDLGSCKLFTDQHLSQALDQGALAQVEDLRLSGAGQVTDTGIDEMMRCCPYLRRLALKMLPKERLAELEALKVKIREENLDLELITYGWKF, translated from the exons ATGGTGGGCGTGCGGGTGCCGGAGCGCCTGGAGGCAGGCGCACTTCATGCGTGGCTGCGGGCGCTGGAGGCGGCAGCGCGGCGCGGCGAGGGCGTTCGGGCCCCCCTGGAGGCGCCCCCGGCCCTCCTGGCGGCAGCGCTGAACCAGGGCGCGGCGGGGCTGCGAGAAGCCGTGGTTGCACGCCTTGCGGTGGCCGCAGTGACGGCGGGGGTCAGCCGCCTGGAGGTCCACCTCGAACATCCTACGCTCATCGAGGCCTTGATGGAGGCCCTgcacgcccaccccgcccacatcacctccctctccctcacattggGCCCTCGCACTTCCTTGGGCGGCCTCCTCTGCCTGGCTCTTCGCGGCATGAGTGCCCTCACGACCCTCGCCCTCACGCCTGCCGCAAGCGACGAAGACATGGTGGCGCTGGCGCAGGCAGCGCCGCCCCTTCGTGCCCTCGACGTGGCTTACTGCGCCTCCGTCACGGACAAGGGCATACGGGCGCTGCTGGGCGTGGCCGACGATAGCTTTACCATGAAGGAGGTCCTGACGGGACGGATTAAGCGCGGGGGCGACGCTCCCACCACCAGCCTCACCACCGTGAACCTCTGGGGCACAGAGGTGACCACCCGCGGCTGCGCCCTCTTGCTGGCGGCGTGTCCGTCGCTCGCATCCCTCACCTGCCGTTGGACGGGCGAGGCGCTCGACCTCATGATGCGGGGCGGCCGAGAAGCTAGCCTTGCCCTGAGTCAGCTGCTGCTGACGGAGGCGGCCTTCCCGCCGCTGGAGGAGGTGACGAGAGTGTGCCCTCAGCTCACGTCCCTGGTAGCGAGGCGGCCGCCAGACCCCGTGAGCGTGAAGAGCATGATTAGCTCGATCCCGTCGCTGACCGCTGTCACGCTCCTGCAGTTCATGCCCGAGTCGGAGCAGTGGCTGTCCAGCGATCCCGCGCCCGCCCTCACTTACCTCCACCTGTCGCTCCTCGACGCCCGCCAGGTGGACCTCGCGGGCCTCGCCGACACGTGCCCTGCCCTCACGCATCTCGTGCTCGAGGGTGTCACCCTCTTTCTGCCCCGCCCGCGCCCCTCCGCTCCGCTGTCAAAGCTGACAACCCTAAGGCTCGTGACACCGCCCACCCAGACACACGTCATCGACCCCGAGGTGGCCGTGTGGGCCATGGTGTGGGCGAGGAACGCCGTGAGTGTCGACCTGGGATCCTGCAAACTCTTCACTGACCAGCACCTGTCACAAGCCCTGGATCAGGGGGCGCTCGCGCAG GTGGAGGACTTGCGTCTATCAGGGGCCGGCCAGGTCACGGACACCGGCATCGACGAAATGATGCGCTGCTGCCCGTACCTCCGGCGCCTCGCTCTCAAGATGCTCCCCAAGGAACGCCTGGCCGAGCTCGAGGCTCTCAAGGTCAAGATAAGGGAGGAAAACCTTGACCTTGAGCTCATAACTTACGGCTGGAAGTTTTGA